A stretch of the Malus domestica chromosome 08, GDT2T_hap1 genome encodes the following:
- the LOC103450635 gene encoding protein LATERAL BRANCHING OXIDOREDUCTASE 1-like has product MQCYQCLARISSSLTMEEINPSYILSEEYRPKHVITEGEGIPLIDLTPITNREMSAGSNSKAVEELAAKIGEACRTWGFFTVINHGVPSDIRRRIMEASRKFFALPLEEKKKVSREAHNTAGFHNDEHSKDFKDWKEVYDFYVNDGMLMPASHEPDDPEIVPWYTPWPENLSKFRETCEEYGRACEKLFFNLLELVSLSLGLPPTRLHGYFENQASFARLNYYAPCPKPDLVLGTGGHRDPSALTVLAQEDVEGLDVLRKSDGAWVRVKPVPDSFVINVGDVLQVWSNDLYESVEHRAMVHAETERYSIPIFFHPSHDITMKPLDELVDERSPAKYPEYKAGKWLNLRMFNNYKKHGFYMRMTDYKIAA; this is encoded by the exons ATGCAATGTTACCAGTGCCTAGCTAGGATAAGCAGCTCCTTAACAATGGAAGAAATCAATCCATCATACATTCTATCAGAAGAATACAGGCCTAAACACGTAATCACCGAAGGCGAAGGAATCCCGTTGATCGATCTCACTCCGATAACCAACCGAGAAATGTCAGCCGGCTCTAACAGTAAGGCAGTGGAAGAGCTTGCCGCTAAGATAGGGGAGGCTTGCAGGACATGGGGGTTCTTCACGGTGATCAACCATGGCGTGCCTTCGGATATTCGGAGAAGAATTATGGAGGCGTCGAGGAAGTTCTTCGCGCTGCCgctggaggagaagaagaaggtgagcaGAGAGGCTCATAACACAGCAGGGTTTCATAACGATGAGCATAGCAAAGACTTCAAGGACTGGAAAGAAGTTTATGATTTTTATGTAAATGATGGGATGCTAATGCCGGCTTCCCATGAACCCGATGACCCCGAAATTGTTCCATGGTACACTCCGTGGCCCGAGAACCTATCCAAGTTCAG GGAAACATGCGAAGAATATGGTCGAGCATGTgagaagttgtttttcaatctGCTGGAACTGGTAAGCCTCAGCTTAGGCTTACCTCCTACGAGGTTGCATGGATACTTCGAGAATCAGGCAAGCTTTGCCCGGCTCAACTACTACGCTCCGTGCCCCAAACCGGACCTTGTTCTTGGCACCGGTGGACATAGGGACCCCAGCGCTCTTACCGTCCTTGCTCAAGAAGATGTTGAAGGCCTCGATGTGCTGCGAAAATCAGACGGAGCGTGGGTTCGCGTCAAGCCTGTCCCGGATTCCTTTGTCATCAACGTTGGTGATGTTCTTCAG GTATGGAGCAATGATCTTTACGAAAGCGTCGAGCATCGAGCCATGGTGCACGCAGAAACGGAGAGGTATTCGATCCCCATATTTTTTCACCCATCTCACGACATAACAATGAAGCCGTTGGATGAATTGGTCGACGAAAGAAGCCCGGCGAAGTATCCAGAATACAAGGCAGGGAAGTGGTTGAATCTGAGGATGTTTAACAATTACAAGAAACATGGCTTCTATATGCGGATGACTGACTACAAGATTGCTGCTTAG
- the LOC114826570 gene encoding uncharacterized protein isoform X6, translating to MASPHHMLLGKFFYHHPYINPIQDASINHVLPASALPRRGRKCQEDSTQSSVFKDNKLILTSSKIVNLSSDGGAEPRKAEKQGTSTGGRRRKRDLSPSDSVNDYQNGVSKKSGITLEKEILSSCDSVATIGGSNVSVQNLKKNNIRLMENVNVKRNINVEHSNHPRTKLRGPCSWKEISEKDEALIGQRIKFLSPVDKCFYPGTVDGYNTQNNTYKQKRKVGKKASVDTSASEVTNANEDAYRCFFAAQASNIGTV from the exons ATGGCATCTCCGCATCACATGCTCCTGGGAAAGTTTTTCTACCATCATCCTTATATAAA TCCAATTCAAGATGCCTCAATCAATCATGTTTTG CCTGCCAGTGCTCTTCCTAGACGTGGGCGTAAGTGTCAAGAGGATAGCACACAATCCAGTGTTTTCAAGGACAACAAACTTATCTTAACATCTTCCAAGATAGTTAATTTGTCCAGTGATGGGGGAGCTGAACCCCGGAAGGCTGAGAAACAAGGCACCAGTACAGGAGGACGTAGGAGAAAACGAGATCTCTCTCCAAGTGATTCTGTTAATGATTACCAGAATGGTGTATCCAAAAAATCTGGGATTACTTTGGAAAAAGAAATACTTTCATCTTGTGATTCTGTAGCTACAATCGGTGGATCAAATGTCTCAGTccagaatttgaaaaaaaataacattcgATTGATGGAAAATGTTAATGTGAAAAGAAACATTAACGTGGAACATTCCAATCACCCCAGAACGAAGCTAAGGGgcccttgcagctggaaa GAAATTAGTgagaaggatgaggcattgaTTGGGCAAAGGATCAAATTTTTGTCTCCAGTAGATAAATG TTTTTATCCAGGTACAGTGGATGGTTATAACACTCAAAACAATACGTACAAG CAGAAACGAAAGGTGGGGAAAAAAGCCTCTGTGGACACATCGGCATCAGAAGTTACCAATGCAAATGAGGATGCT TACCGTTGTTTCTTTGCAGCCCAAG CAAGCAACATCGGAACAGTTTGA
- the LOC114826570 gene encoding uncharacterized protein isoform X7 — MASPHHMLLGKFFYHHPYINPIQDASINHVLPASALPRRGRKCQEDSTQSSVFKDNKLILTSSKIVNLSSDGGAEPRKAEKQGTSTGGRRRKRDLSPSDSVNDYQNGVSKKSGITLEKEILSSCDSVATIGGSNVSVQNLKKNNIRLMENVNVKRNINVEHSNHPRTKLRGPCSWKEISEKDEALIGQRIKFLSPVDKCFYPGTVDGYNTQNNTYKKRKVGKKASVDTSASEVTNANEDAYRCFFAAQASNIGTV, encoded by the exons ATGGCATCTCCGCATCACATGCTCCTGGGAAAGTTTTTCTACCATCATCCTTATATAAA TCCAATTCAAGATGCCTCAATCAATCATGTTTTG CCTGCCAGTGCTCTTCCTAGACGTGGGCGTAAGTGTCAAGAGGATAGCACACAATCCAGTGTTTTCAAGGACAACAAACTTATCTTAACATCTTCCAAGATAGTTAATTTGTCCAGTGATGGGGGAGCTGAACCCCGGAAGGCTGAGAAACAAGGCACCAGTACAGGAGGACGTAGGAGAAAACGAGATCTCTCTCCAAGTGATTCTGTTAATGATTACCAGAATGGTGTATCCAAAAAATCTGGGATTACTTTGGAAAAAGAAATACTTTCATCTTGTGATTCTGTAGCTACAATCGGTGGATCAAATGTCTCAGTccagaatttgaaaaaaaataacattcgATTGATGGAAAATGTTAATGTGAAAAGAAACATTAACGTGGAACATTCCAATCACCCCAGAACGAAGCTAAGGGgcccttgcagctggaaa GAAATTAGTgagaaggatgaggcattgaTTGGGCAAAGGATCAAATTTTTGTCTCCAGTAGATAAATG TTTTTATCCAGGTACAGTGGATGGTTATAACACTCAAAACAATACGTACAAG AAACGAAAGGTGGGGAAAAAAGCCTCTGTGGACACATCGGCATCAGAAGTTACCAATGCAAATGAGGATGCT TACCGTTGTTTCTTTGCAGCCCAAG CAAGCAACATCGGAACAGTTTGA
- the LOC114826570 gene encoding uncharacterized protein isoform X3: MASPHHMLLGKFFYHHPYINPIQDASINHVLPASALPRRGRKCQEDSTQSSVFKDNKLILTSSKIVNLSSDGGAEPRKAEKQGTSTGGRRRKRDLSPSDSVNDYQNGVSKKSGITLEKEILSSCDSVATIGGSNVSVQNLKKNNIRLMENVNVKRNINVEHSNHPRTKLRGPCSWKEISEKDEALIGQRIKFLSPVDKCFYPGTVDGYNTQNNTYKQKRKVGKKASVDTSASEVTNANEDAVRLALYFRCYHYILLLYIDISSRIISLQYRCFFAAQASNIGTV, translated from the exons ATGGCATCTCCGCATCACATGCTCCTGGGAAAGTTTTTCTACCATCATCCTTATATAAA TCCAATTCAAGATGCCTCAATCAATCATGTTTTG CCTGCCAGTGCTCTTCCTAGACGTGGGCGTAAGTGTCAAGAGGATAGCACACAATCCAGTGTTTTCAAGGACAACAAACTTATCTTAACATCTTCCAAGATAGTTAATTTGTCCAGTGATGGGGGAGCTGAACCCCGGAAGGCTGAGAAACAAGGCACCAGTACAGGAGGACGTAGGAGAAAACGAGATCTCTCTCCAAGTGATTCTGTTAATGATTACCAGAATGGTGTATCCAAAAAATCTGGGATTACTTTGGAAAAAGAAATACTTTCATCTTGTGATTCTGTAGCTACAATCGGTGGATCAAATGTCTCAGTccagaatttgaaaaaaaataacattcgATTGATGGAAAATGTTAATGTGAAAAGAAACATTAACGTGGAACATTCCAATCACCCCAGAACGAAGCTAAGGGgcccttgcagctggaaa GAAATTAGTgagaaggatgaggcattgaTTGGGCAAAGGATCAAATTTTTGTCTCCAGTAGATAAATG TTTTTATCCAGGTACAGTGGATGGTTATAACACTCAAAACAATACGTACAAG CAGAAACGAAAGGTGGGGAAAAAAGCCTCTGTGGACACATCGGCATCAGAAGTTACCAATGCAAATGAGGATGCTGTAAGGCTTGCATTGTATTTTCGTTGTTATCATTACATTTTGCTCTTATACATTGACATATCAAGTCGAATAATTTCTTTGCAGTACCGTTGTTTCTTTGCAGCCCAAG CAAGCAACATCGGAACAGTTTGA
- the LOC114826570 gene encoding uncharacterized protein isoform X4, giving the protein MASPHHMLLGKFFYHHPYINPIQDASINHVLPASALPRRGRKCQEDSTQSSVFKDNKLILTSSKIVNLSSDGGAEPRKAEKQGTSTGGRRRKRDLSPSDSVNDYQNGVSKKSGITLEKEILSSCDSVATIGGSNVSVQNLKKNNIRLMENVNVKRNINVEHSNHPRTKLRGPCSWKEISEKDEALIGQRIKFLSPVDKCFYPGTVDGYNTQNNTYKQKRKVGKKASVDTSASEVTNANEDAYRCFFAAQENFIPCMFVFIDIYPWLCVSLFLFDYFVQVARRT; this is encoded by the exons ATGGCATCTCCGCATCACATGCTCCTGGGAAAGTTTTTCTACCATCATCCTTATATAAA TCCAATTCAAGATGCCTCAATCAATCATGTTTTG CCTGCCAGTGCTCTTCCTAGACGTGGGCGTAAGTGTCAAGAGGATAGCACACAATCCAGTGTTTTCAAGGACAACAAACTTATCTTAACATCTTCCAAGATAGTTAATTTGTCCAGTGATGGGGGAGCTGAACCCCGGAAGGCTGAGAAACAAGGCACCAGTACAGGAGGACGTAGGAGAAAACGAGATCTCTCTCCAAGTGATTCTGTTAATGATTACCAGAATGGTGTATCCAAAAAATCTGGGATTACTTTGGAAAAAGAAATACTTTCATCTTGTGATTCTGTAGCTACAATCGGTGGATCAAATGTCTCAGTccagaatttgaaaaaaaataacattcgATTGATGGAAAATGTTAATGTGAAAAGAAACATTAACGTGGAACATTCCAATCACCCCAGAACGAAGCTAAGGGgcccttgcagctggaaa GAAATTAGTgagaaggatgaggcattgaTTGGGCAAAGGATCAAATTTTTGTCTCCAGTAGATAAATG TTTTTATCCAGGTACAGTGGATGGTTATAACACTCAAAACAATACGTACAAG CAGAAACGAAAGGTGGGGAAAAAAGCCTCTGTGGACACATCGGCATCAGAAGTTACCAATGCAAATGAGGATGCT TACCGTTGTTTCTTTGCAGCCCAAGAAAATTTCATTCCTTGTATGTTTGTGTTTATTGACATATATCCCTGGTTATGTGTTTCGCTATTTTTGTTTGATTACTTTGTTCAGGTGGCTAGAAGAACTTGA
- the LOC114826570 gene encoding uncharacterized protein isoform X8, with protein MASPHHMLLGKFFYHHPYINPIQDASINHVLPASALPRRGRKCQEDSTQSSVFKDNKLILTSSKIVNLSSDGGAEPRKAEKQGTSTGGRRRKRDLSPSDSVNDYQNGVSKKSGITLEKEILSSCDSVATIGGSNVSVQNLKKNNIRLMENVNVKRNINVEHSNHPRTKLRGPCSWKEISEKDEALIGQRIKFLSPVDKCFYPGTVDGYNTQNNTYKQKRKVGKKASVDTSASEVTNANEDAVARRT; from the exons ATGGCATCTCCGCATCACATGCTCCTGGGAAAGTTTTTCTACCATCATCCTTATATAAA TCCAATTCAAGATGCCTCAATCAATCATGTTTTG CCTGCCAGTGCTCTTCCTAGACGTGGGCGTAAGTGTCAAGAGGATAGCACACAATCCAGTGTTTTCAAGGACAACAAACTTATCTTAACATCTTCCAAGATAGTTAATTTGTCCAGTGATGGGGGAGCTGAACCCCGGAAGGCTGAGAAACAAGGCACCAGTACAGGAGGACGTAGGAGAAAACGAGATCTCTCTCCAAGTGATTCTGTTAATGATTACCAGAATGGTGTATCCAAAAAATCTGGGATTACTTTGGAAAAAGAAATACTTTCATCTTGTGATTCTGTAGCTACAATCGGTGGATCAAATGTCTCAGTccagaatttgaaaaaaaataacattcgATTGATGGAAAATGTTAATGTGAAAAGAAACATTAACGTGGAACATTCCAATCACCCCAGAACGAAGCTAAGGGgcccttgcagctggaaa GAAATTAGTgagaaggatgaggcattgaTTGGGCAAAGGATCAAATTTTTGTCTCCAGTAGATAAATG TTTTTATCCAGGTACAGTGGATGGTTATAACACTCAAAACAATACGTACAAG CAGAAACGAAAGGTGGGGAAAAAAGCCTCTGTGGACACATCGGCATCAGAAGTTACCAATGCAAATGAGGATGCT GTGGCTAGAAGAACTTGA
- the LOC114826570 gene encoding uncharacterized protein isoform X9, with protein sequence MASPHHMLLGKFFYHHPYINPIQDASINHVLPASALPRRGRKCQEDSTQSSVFKDNKLILTSSKIVNLSSDGGAEPRKAEKQGTSTGGRRRKRDLSPSDSVNDYQNGVSKKSGITLEKEILSSCDSVATIGGSNVSVQNLKKNNIRLMENVNVKRNINVEHSNHPRTKLRGPCSWKEISEKDEALIGQRIKFLSPVDKCFYPGTVDGYNTQNNTYKKRKVGKKASVDTSASEVTNANEDAVARRT encoded by the exons ATGGCATCTCCGCATCACATGCTCCTGGGAAAGTTTTTCTACCATCATCCTTATATAAA TCCAATTCAAGATGCCTCAATCAATCATGTTTTG CCTGCCAGTGCTCTTCCTAGACGTGGGCGTAAGTGTCAAGAGGATAGCACACAATCCAGTGTTTTCAAGGACAACAAACTTATCTTAACATCTTCCAAGATAGTTAATTTGTCCAGTGATGGGGGAGCTGAACCCCGGAAGGCTGAGAAACAAGGCACCAGTACAGGAGGACGTAGGAGAAAACGAGATCTCTCTCCAAGTGATTCTGTTAATGATTACCAGAATGGTGTATCCAAAAAATCTGGGATTACTTTGGAAAAAGAAATACTTTCATCTTGTGATTCTGTAGCTACAATCGGTGGATCAAATGTCTCAGTccagaatttgaaaaaaaataacattcgATTGATGGAAAATGTTAATGTGAAAAGAAACATTAACGTGGAACATTCCAATCACCCCAGAACGAAGCTAAGGGgcccttgcagctggaaa GAAATTAGTgagaaggatgaggcattgaTTGGGCAAAGGATCAAATTTTTGTCTCCAGTAGATAAATG TTTTTATCCAGGTACAGTGGATGGTTATAACACTCAAAACAATACGTACAAG AAACGAAAGGTGGGGAAAAAAGCCTCTGTGGACACATCGGCATCAGAAGTTACCAATGCAAATGAGGATGCT GTGGCTAGAAGAACTTGA
- the LOC114826570 gene encoding uncharacterized protein isoform X5, with translation MASPHHMLLGKFFYHHPYINPIQDASINHVLPASALPRRGRKCQEDSTQSSVFKDNKLILTSSKIVNLSSDGGAEPRKAEKQGTSTGGRRRKRDLSPSDSVNDYQNGVSKKSGITLEKEILSSCDSVATIGGSNVSVQNLKKNNIRLMENVNVKRNINVEHSNHPRTKLRGPCSWKEISEKDEALIGQRIKFLSPVDKCFYPGTVDGYNTQNNTYKKRKVGKKASVDTSASEVTNANEDAYRCFFAAQENFIPCMFVFIDIYPWLCVSLFLFDYFVQVARRT, from the exons ATGGCATCTCCGCATCACATGCTCCTGGGAAAGTTTTTCTACCATCATCCTTATATAAA TCCAATTCAAGATGCCTCAATCAATCATGTTTTG CCTGCCAGTGCTCTTCCTAGACGTGGGCGTAAGTGTCAAGAGGATAGCACACAATCCAGTGTTTTCAAGGACAACAAACTTATCTTAACATCTTCCAAGATAGTTAATTTGTCCAGTGATGGGGGAGCTGAACCCCGGAAGGCTGAGAAACAAGGCACCAGTACAGGAGGACGTAGGAGAAAACGAGATCTCTCTCCAAGTGATTCTGTTAATGATTACCAGAATGGTGTATCCAAAAAATCTGGGATTACTTTGGAAAAAGAAATACTTTCATCTTGTGATTCTGTAGCTACAATCGGTGGATCAAATGTCTCAGTccagaatttgaaaaaaaataacattcgATTGATGGAAAATGTTAATGTGAAAAGAAACATTAACGTGGAACATTCCAATCACCCCAGAACGAAGCTAAGGGgcccttgcagctggaaa GAAATTAGTgagaaggatgaggcattgaTTGGGCAAAGGATCAAATTTTTGTCTCCAGTAGATAAATG TTTTTATCCAGGTACAGTGGATGGTTATAACACTCAAAACAATACGTACAAG AAACGAAAGGTGGGGAAAAAAGCCTCTGTGGACACATCGGCATCAGAAGTTACCAATGCAAATGAGGATGCT TACCGTTGTTTCTTTGCAGCCCAAGAAAATTTCATTCCTTGTATGTTTGTGTTTATTGACATATATCCCTGGTTATGTGTTTCGCTATTTTTGTTTGATTACTTTGTTCAGGTGGCTAGAAGAACTTGA
- the LOC114826570 gene encoding uncharacterized protein isoform X2 has product MASPHHMLLGKFFYHHPYINPIQDASINHVLPASALPRRGRKCQEDSTQSSVFKDNKLILTSSKIVNLSSDGGAEPRKAEKQGTSTGGRRRKRDLSPSDSVNDYQNGVSKKSGITLEKEILSSCDSVATIGGSNVSVQNLKKNNIRLMENVNVKRNINVEHSNHPRTKLRGPCSWKEISEKDEALIGQRIKFLSPVDKCFYPGTVDGYNTQNNTYKKRKVGKKASVDTSASEVTNANEDAVRLALYFRCYHYILLLYIDISSRIISLQYRCFFAAQENFIPCMFVFIDIYPWLCVSLFLFDYFVQVARRT; this is encoded by the exons ATGGCATCTCCGCATCACATGCTCCTGGGAAAGTTTTTCTACCATCATCCTTATATAAA TCCAATTCAAGATGCCTCAATCAATCATGTTTTG CCTGCCAGTGCTCTTCCTAGACGTGGGCGTAAGTGTCAAGAGGATAGCACACAATCCAGTGTTTTCAAGGACAACAAACTTATCTTAACATCTTCCAAGATAGTTAATTTGTCCAGTGATGGGGGAGCTGAACCCCGGAAGGCTGAGAAACAAGGCACCAGTACAGGAGGACGTAGGAGAAAACGAGATCTCTCTCCAAGTGATTCTGTTAATGATTACCAGAATGGTGTATCCAAAAAATCTGGGATTACTTTGGAAAAAGAAATACTTTCATCTTGTGATTCTGTAGCTACAATCGGTGGATCAAATGTCTCAGTccagaatttgaaaaaaaataacattcgATTGATGGAAAATGTTAATGTGAAAAGAAACATTAACGTGGAACATTCCAATCACCCCAGAACGAAGCTAAGGGgcccttgcagctggaaa GAAATTAGTgagaaggatgaggcattgaTTGGGCAAAGGATCAAATTTTTGTCTCCAGTAGATAAATG TTTTTATCCAGGTACAGTGGATGGTTATAACACTCAAAACAATACGTACAAG AAACGAAAGGTGGGGAAAAAAGCCTCTGTGGACACATCGGCATCAGAAGTTACCAATGCAAATGAGGATGCTGTAAGGCTTGCATTGTATTTTCGTTGTTATCATTACATTTTGCTCTTATACATTGACATATCAAGTCGAATAATTTCTTTGCAGTACCGTTGTTTCTTTGCAGCCCAAGAAAATTTCATTCCTTGTATGTTTGTGTTTATTGACATATATCCCTGGTTATGTGTTTCGCTATTTTTGTTTGATTACTTTGTTCAGGTGGCTAGAAGAACTTGA
- the LOC114826570 gene encoding uncharacterized protein isoform X1, which yields MASPHHMLLGKFFYHHPYINPIQDASINHVLPASALPRRGRKCQEDSTQSSVFKDNKLILTSSKIVNLSSDGGAEPRKAEKQGTSTGGRRRKRDLSPSDSVNDYQNGVSKKSGITLEKEILSSCDSVATIGGSNVSVQNLKKNNIRLMENVNVKRNINVEHSNHPRTKLRGPCSWKEISEKDEALIGQRIKFLSPVDKCFYPGTVDGYNTQNNTYKQKRKVGKKASVDTSASEVTNANEDAVRLALYFRCYHYILLLYIDISSRIISLQYRCFFAAQENFIPCMFVFIDIYPWLCVSLFLFDYFVQVARRT from the exons ATGGCATCTCCGCATCACATGCTCCTGGGAAAGTTTTTCTACCATCATCCTTATATAAA TCCAATTCAAGATGCCTCAATCAATCATGTTTTG CCTGCCAGTGCTCTTCCTAGACGTGGGCGTAAGTGTCAAGAGGATAGCACACAATCCAGTGTTTTCAAGGACAACAAACTTATCTTAACATCTTCCAAGATAGTTAATTTGTCCAGTGATGGGGGAGCTGAACCCCGGAAGGCTGAGAAACAAGGCACCAGTACAGGAGGACGTAGGAGAAAACGAGATCTCTCTCCAAGTGATTCTGTTAATGATTACCAGAATGGTGTATCCAAAAAATCTGGGATTACTTTGGAAAAAGAAATACTTTCATCTTGTGATTCTGTAGCTACAATCGGTGGATCAAATGTCTCAGTccagaatttgaaaaaaaataacattcgATTGATGGAAAATGTTAATGTGAAAAGAAACATTAACGTGGAACATTCCAATCACCCCAGAACGAAGCTAAGGGgcccttgcagctggaaa GAAATTAGTgagaaggatgaggcattgaTTGGGCAAAGGATCAAATTTTTGTCTCCAGTAGATAAATG TTTTTATCCAGGTACAGTGGATGGTTATAACACTCAAAACAATACGTACAAG CAGAAACGAAAGGTGGGGAAAAAAGCCTCTGTGGACACATCGGCATCAGAAGTTACCAATGCAAATGAGGATGCTGTAAGGCTTGCATTGTATTTTCGTTGTTATCATTACATTTTGCTCTTATACATTGACATATCAAGTCGAATAATTTCTTTGCAGTACCGTTGTTTCTTTGCAGCCCAAGAAAATTTCATTCCTTGTATGTTTGTGTTTATTGACATATATCCCTGGTTATGTGTTTCGCTATTTTTGTTTGATTACTTTGTTCAGGTGGCTAGAAGAACTTGA
- the LOC103451182 gene encoding sister chromatid cohesion protein PDS5 homolog B-like isoform X2, producing MSSRTTKRQINELCGILSTMLQKGETAEGITSGESDKACIRLAAAKSVLRLAQRWDFHISPEIFHFIILRAKDDSPLVRRSLLDKTHKLLKEHAIPSRYASAFAMATSDCLKDLQDDSSKYIAEFVKDYSREAQVRQISGVQEGLNTDFPAYIVVANCLDRGILLRNRNPCYQKISCDYF from the exons ATGAGCTCAAGGACAACTAAACGGCAAATTAATGAGCTCTGTGGCATTTTGTCCACAATGCTGCAAAAGGGAGAAACTGCAGAGGGTATCACCTCAGG TGAAAGTGATAAGGCTTGTATTAGATTAGCTGCTGCAAAGTCTGTTCTCCGGCTTGCTCAAAGATGGGATTTCCATATTTCTCCAGAGATTTTTCACTTTATAATTTTAAGGGCAAAG GATGACTCACCATTGGTGAGAAGATCACTTCTTGATAAAACACACAAATTACTGAAGGAGCATGCCATACCTAGCAGATATGCAAGTGCTTTCGCAATGGCCACCTCAGATTGCCTCAAGGATCTGCAGGATGAT TCGTCAAAATATATTGCAGAATTTGTCAAGGATTACAGTAGAGAAGCTCAAGTGCGTCAAATCTCTGGAGTCCAAGAAGGATTAAACACTGATTTTCCAGCATACATAGTGGTGGCCAATTGTCTTGATCGTGGGATATTATTGAGAAACAGGAATCCATGTTATCAAAAGATTTCCTGCGATTATTTCTAG